The DNA segment ATCTCCTATTCCTTTGACGTTGCCGTTACGTCTTCACCAGCGCCTGGTCGATGTCGGCGATAATGTCGTCGATATGCTCGATGCCTATCGAGAGGCGGATGAAGTCCGGCGTTACGCCGGTGGCCGCCTGCTCCTCGGGCGAGAGCTGCTGGTGCGTGGTGCTCGCCGGGTGGATCGCCAGGGACTTCGCGTCGCCCACGTTCGCGAGATGCGAGATGAGCTGCAGGGAATCGATGAATTTTTTCCCGGCCTCTATCCCGCCCCTGATCCCGAAGCCGACGATCGCGCCCGCCCCCCGCGGAAGATACTTCTTCGCCCGCGCCGCCTCGGGACTGGATGCGAGGCCCGGGTAGCTTACCCACGCGACGGACTTATGCCGCGCGAGGTGCTCCGCCGCGGCGAGCGCGTTCTCGGAATGGCGCGGCATGCGCAGGTGCAGCGTCTCGAGTCCCTGGAGAAAGAGAAAGCTGTTGAAGGGCGAGAGCGCCGGCCCCAGGTCCCTGAGCAGCGAGACGCGCGCCTTGAGGATATAGGCGATATTGCCCACGGGCGCGAGCGCCTCGACGAACTTGAGCCCGTGGTAGCTCGGGTCGGGATCGGCGATCAGGGGAAACTTCCCGCTCGTCCAGTCGAACCTCCCGGAATCGACGATGACGCCTCCCAGCGAGCTCCCGTGCCCGCCGATAAACTTGGTCGCCGAGTACACGATGATGTCCACTCCGTGATCGAACGGGCGAAGAAGGTAGGGCGAAACCGTATTGTCCAGGATGAAGGGCAGCCCGTGCTCGTGCGCGAGCTTCGCGATCCCCTCCAGATCGGCGACATCCAGCTTGGGGTTCCCAATCGATTCCGCGTAGACCGCCTTGGTGTTCGCGGTGATCGCTTTCCGGAACGCGTCCAGGTCGTTCGATTTCACAAAGTTCACCTTCACGCCGAACTTCGGCAGCGTATAGTGAAACAGGTTGTAGGTCCCGCCGTAGAGATTATCCGC comes from the Spirochaetota bacterium genome and includes:
- a CDS encoding O-acetylhomoserine aminocarboxypropyltransferase/cysteine synthase, which codes for MSKIDSQLRVETLALHGGQEPDPTTGARAVPIYQTTSYQFNDSDHAADLFGLRVFGNIYTRLMNPTTDVFEKRVAVLDGGIGALAVASGQSAIALSILNIAKSGDEIVSADNLYGGTYNLFHYTLPKFGVKVNFVKSNDLDAFRKAITANTKAVYAESIGNPKLDVADLEGIAKLAHEHGLPFILDNTVSPYLLRPFDHGVDIIVYSATKFIGGHGSSLGGVIVDSGRFDWTSGKFPLIADPDPSYHGLKFVEALAPVGNIAYILKARVSLLRDLGPALSPFNSFLFLQGLETLHLRMPRHSENALAAAEHLARHKSVAWVSYPGLASSPEAARAKKYLPRGAGAIVGFGIRGGIEAGKKFIDSLQLISHLANVGDAKSLAIHPASTTHQQLSPEEQAATGVTPDFIRLSIGIEHIDDIIADIDQALVKT